Proteins encoded within one genomic window of Methanoregula sp. UBA64:
- a CDS encoding helix-turn-helix domain-containing protein: MVQLGDRIKMARTGAGLSLRALAEKAGVSAMAISKYENGKDTPRSGVLISLSKALDVSPDYFFRTAEVKLSKPLYRNHDALPKKEENEIHEQIRELIERYLEIEEIVGDRQQFRRPPKEKRRVQTIDDAEIAAQNIRSFWKLGTDPIENIIDIFEQNGIKVGEIDGTENFDALTFSLDKRTPVIVVKKGVVGDRQRFSLAHELGHIMLEISPELDTEAVAHRFAGAFIAPGPGIIADLGAKRKMLDIFELHLLKHKWGISMQALIYRARDLHIISEAKWSLLFDVFTTNGWRENEPGDHPKPESPNRMKRLIFRALIEKKITRSRAAELLGTDFDQFCQSEMMEHNGFPIPVCD; the protein is encoded by the coding sequence ATGGTACAATTAGGGGACAGGATAAAGATGGCGCGAACCGGGGCAGGGCTCAGTCTCAGGGCTCTGGCCGAAAAAGCCGGTGTCAGCGCAATGGCGATATCAAAATATGAGAACGGGAAGGACACTCCCCGATCCGGAGTTCTCATCAGCCTCAGCAAAGCGCTTGACGTCAGCCCGGATTATTTTTTCCGGACCGCGGAAGTAAAACTTTCCAAGCCTTTGTACCGGAACCACGATGCCCTGCCAAAAAAGGAAGAAAATGAGATCCACGAGCAGATCCGAGAACTGATCGAGAGATATCTGGAAATCGAAGAGATCGTGGGAGACCGGCAACAGTTCAGGCGGCCACCAAAGGAGAAGCGCCGGGTCCAGACGATTGACGACGCAGAAATAGCAGCACAGAATATCAGGTCTTTCTGGAAACTCGGTACGGACCCCATTGAAAATATCATTGATATTTTTGAGCAGAACGGGATCAAGGTGGGAGAGATTGACGGTACGGAAAACTTTGATGCTCTGACGTTCTCTCTCGATAAGCGGACGCCGGTTATCGTTGTCAAAAAAGGCGTTGTAGGGGACCGGCAGCGGTTCAGCCTTGCCCACGAACTGGGCCATATTATGTTGGAGATTTCCCCAGAGCTTGATACCGAAGCTGTGGCACACCGTTTTGCCGGGGCATTCATTGCACCGGGGCCGGGGATCATCGCGGATCTCGGGGCAAAGAGGAAGATGCTGGACATATTCGAGCTTCATCTTCTCAAACACAAGTGGGGTATCAGTATGCAGGCACTCATTTACCGGGCCCGCGATCTTCACATCATCAGCGAGGCAAAATGGAGCCTGTTATTTGATGTTTTTACCACAAACGGATGGCGGGAGAATGAACCGGGCGATCATCCCAAACCGGAGAGCCCGAACCGGATGAAGCGCTTGATCTTCCGGGCACTCATCGAGAAAAAAATAACCCGGTCCCGGGCAGCAGAACTCCTTGGTACGGATTTTGATCAATTCTGCCAGAGCGAGATGATGGAGCACAATGGATTCCCCATTCCCGTGTGTGATTGA
- a CDS encoding winged helix-turn-helix domain-containing protein, with the protein MYDLVSFVGRGRVRKKVLQALAKPNSPTDLAKQLDIERSTISRAIIELTEKGLVECLTPDERMGRYYRITDVGKKVVNIIEGKEE; encoded by the coding sequence ATGTATGACCTGGTAAGTTTTGTTGGCCGGGGGAGAGTCAGGAAAAAAGTACTCCAAGCTCTCGCCAAACCCAATTCTCCGACAGATCTTGCCAAACAATTGGATATCGAACGCTCAACAATCAGCAGGGCAATTATCGAACTTACTGAAAAAGGACTCGTGGAGTGTTTGACACCAGATGAGCGGATGGGTCGTTATTACAGAATTACTGATGTTGGGAAGAAAGTTGTCAATATAATTGAGGGGAAAGAGGAATGA
- a CDS encoding DUF1016 N-terminal domain-containing protein, which yields MKYMRKFAETWRDPQFVQQVAAQIPWFHHCIILDKVSGLPEQEWYIRETIRNMLVNDGNRNLRWYGPLCNKTKVVLRAGFMGSHKRGFGNRKKDRDHRVPRTGCYLLLISRNHLPMRNNVIMRSSVLCKYRL from the coding sequence CTGAAATACATGAGGAAATTTGCTGAAACCTGGCGTGACCCCCAATTCGTGCAGCAGGTTGCTGCACAAATACCATGGTTCCACCATTGTATAATTCTCGATAAGGTATCTGGTCTGCCAGAACAGGAATGGTATATCCGGGAAACGATCCGGAATATGCTGGTAAACGACGGTAACCGGAACCTCCGATGGTACGGACCCCTCTGCAACAAAACTAAGGTGGTACTCCGGGCTGGTTTCATGGGATCTCATAAACGTGGATTTGGCAATCGCAAAAAGGATCGAGATCATAGGGTTCCCAGGACAGGATGCTATCTGCTATTGATATCAAGGAATCATCTCCCCATGAGGAATAACGTCATTATGCGATCCTCTGTGCTTTGTAAATACAGACTTTAA
- a CDS encoding PD-(D/E)XK nuclease family protein translates to MSWSDFNNLNISQRESPIVLPSYSVTSDILSFQVCPRQYGFFTYRGYKSEHNVQFWFGTIIHQVLDKLHLQYKGLLNPLLVNQLPSNEDISRYFTQINSSLRARGIRAYNKENENRALEILKRFNQYEGLRLYPKIKDTECAFQSQRGTFILKGVVDILKDISEEIIPEGYEAVEILDYKASKNPLYQENTPQNQRKLRNYQFQLLVYAQLYRERTGYYPKKGILYFLNDLMDATETPHSPEQILMLRNQATYVVDFTNEAELDQIHHAMTEFESVVQQIENCKQVDCWDPPQSHPDRDTCDTCDMRWDCPHGPPDLRYP, encoded by the coding sequence ATGTCATGGTCCGATTTTAACAATCTTAACATCTCCCAAAGGGAGTCTCCAATTGTTTTACCCTCGTATAGTGTAACATCAGATATCCTATCTTTCCAGGTTTGCCCTCGGCAATATGGTTTTTTCACATATAGGGGTTATAAGTCGGAACATAATGTTCAATTCTGGTTCGGTACAATTATTCATCAAGTCCTTGATAAGTTGCATTTACAATACAAAGGCCTTTTAAATCCCCTCTTGGTGAATCAATTACCTTCAAATGAGGACATCTCTCGGTATTTCACTCAAATTAATTCAAGTTTAAGAGCACGAGGGATTAGAGCATATAATAAAGAAAATGAAAATCGTGCTCTAGAAATATTGAAGAGATTCAATCAATATGAAGGATTACGACTTTATCCGAAAATAAAAGATACGGAGTGTGCGTTTCAAAGTCAACGTGGGACGTTCATTTTGAAGGGTGTTGTTGATATTCTTAAGGATATATCTGAAGAAATTATCCCAGAGGGTTATGAAGCAGTTGAAATATTAGATTATAAGGCTTCAAAGAATCCCTTATATCAAGAGAATACTCCCCAGAATCAACGGAAATTAAGAAATTACCAATTTCAATTATTGGTGTATGCACAATTATATCGTGAAAGGACAGGGTATTACCCTAAAAAGGGAATCCTGTATTTCTTAAATGATCTTATGGATGCTACTGAAACTCCTCATTCCCCCGAGCAAATATTGATGTTGCGCAATCAAGCGACATATGTTGTAGATTTTACAAATGAAGCTGAACTTGATCAAATACATCATGCGATGACTGAATTTGAAAGTGTTGTTCAACAAATTGAAAACTGCAAACAAGTTGACTGCTGGGACCCCCCCCAAAGTCATCCTGATCGTGATACCTGCGATACTTGTGACATGAGGTGGGATTGTCCTCATGGCCCACCAGATTTAAGATATCCATAA
- a CDS encoding PPC domain-containing protein — MKVSVTSLAILVCAIVLISGVSAQGTDNRSAGYTVSPAGSLHMPAIMSPMTVGTISQGETDWHTASVPSGKSSLTVDLNWGYVPDSLALTVIAPDGTLGPYYDADDGATDGRIFITISRSGGIAPGTWRFKVYGMTVLGTQSYNFTPY; from the coding sequence ATGAAAGTATCCGTAACGAGCCTCGCAATCCTGGTCTGCGCCATCGTGCTCATATCGGGAGTTTCTGCACAGGGTACCGACAACAGAAGTGCCGGCTATACCGTGAGCCCGGCCGGAAGTCTGCATATGCCTGCGATCATGTCGCCCATGACCGTTGGAACTATCTCGCAGGGGGAGACCGACTGGCATACAGCAAGTGTCCCTTCGGGAAAGTCCTCCCTTACCGTTGACCTCAACTGGGGATATGTCCCTGATTCCCTCGCGCTTACGGTTATTGCCCCGGACGGGACGCTCGGGCCGTATTACGATGCGGATGACGGCGCAACGGACGGGAGGATCTTCATTACGATCAGCAGAAGCGGCGGAATTGCACCCGGAACCTGGCGGTTCAAGGTGTACGGGATGACGGTCCTTGGGACGCAGAGTTATAATTTTACCCCATATTAA
- a CDS encoding DUF3800 domain-containing protein, which yields MKIYIDESGDLGFTDRSSPYFVIAALIVHDPLAIHRCFAKIRRNKLKKKYKELPEFKFNNSSPEIKRRILGCIASANADIAYCVLRKEQVYPHLRLNHLIIYNYLTGSLISHIVQRYHDSGPVDITVDKSLNGIQREAFDQYLIYKTFEKNPAGNPAEIPIGIEHADSKNEPCIQAADFIAGALHYYYRTNDDTFSGIIGEKVTLAFDYFNGPQK from the coding sequence GTGAAGATCTACATCGACGAATCGGGAGACCTCGGGTTTACCGATCGTTCGTCGCCATACTTTGTCATCGCAGCTCTCATCGTCCACGACCCGCTCGCGATCCACCGCTGCTTTGCAAAAATCCGGAGAAACAAACTGAAGAAAAAATACAAGGAACTTCCAGAATTCAAATTCAACAATTCCAGCCCGGAGATCAAGAGACGCATCCTTGGCTGTATTGCATCTGCCAACGCGGACATTGCATATTGTGTGCTCAGAAAAGAACAGGTCTATCCCCACCTGAGGCTGAATCACCTGATTATCTATAACTACCTGACCGGGTCCCTCATCTCCCATATCGTCCAGCGGTACCATGATAGTGGCCCGGTTGATATCACCGTGGATAAATCTCTCAACGGGATCCAAAGGGAGGCCTTTGACCAGTATCTCATCTACAAAACGTTTGAAAAGAACCCGGCAGGCAATCCTGCAGAAATTCCTATCGGGATCGAACACGCTGATTCAAAGAATGAACCCTGTATTCAGGCTGCCGATTTCATAGCTGGCGCACTGCATTATTATTACCGTACTAATGACGATACGTTTTCCGGAATTATCGGCGAAAAAGTCACGCTGGCATTTGATTATTTCAACGGGCCGCAGAAATGA
- the dpdA gene encoding tRNA-guanine transglycosylase DpdA, with amino-acid sequence MRFFIPEWDDRVDPGYNFLTDTHSALHTASPMENDSYMWDIFGRENLPFDGVLVSIVTLLQNTKKYQSIRDKGIHNFLGLSHDFPILADCGAFSYIDQETPPYKTPDVLKLYSDLGFNYGVSIDHLVVPMYADQNQQRIDVTYKNGIEAYSEWKKKYKENFQLIAAVQGAEISDYISMFDKFYRKGIRHFAFGGLVRAQTPFIIQLINALIENIKNTNKKPEFFHFFGVSRYFLFPKFQELEDMSIPTSFDSASYLRKAWLTSAHTEFNYIDQSLTGYSAIRIPSKLTKEELKIITPEEYEILSRNCLDVLRRYDHRNLSLKETMVELKKFVEQIHEDPVILQYYERTLKARPWKKCPCPICKDIGIDVAIFRGNNRNRRRGFHNVYTFGKILEDMSKWEECRKKEIAKLLPSLERSNLDFLRDKKNVLIITGCSKNKLNCLAASNGGVKAEELYQGTLFKKVRAYAEAMRFDYRIISAKHGLIPPDFNLTTYDQRLNTICDVEKIRPEVEMKLMQDLLKYDLIVVIAGEKYRLVVGNLINNRFRFLKAKGIGEMIKIVSNATPKNKKISDF; translated from the coding sequence ATGCGCTTCTTCATTCCCGAATGGGACGACCGGGTAGACCCCGGTTATAATTTTTTAACAGATACCCATTCGGCATTACATACTGCGAGTCCCATGGAAAATGATTCCTATATGTGGGATATCTTCGGTAGAGAGAATCTCCCGTTTGATGGAGTACTTGTCTCTATTGTAACCCTTCTACAAAATACGAAAAAATATCAATCTATTCGTGATAAAGGGATCCACAATTTCTTAGGACTATCTCATGATTTCCCAATTCTTGCAGACTGTGGCGCATTTTCGTATATTGATCAAGAAACACCCCCTTACAAAACGCCTGATGTCTTAAAACTATATTCTGATTTAGGCTTTAATTACGGTGTAAGTATTGATCACCTTGTTGTACCGATGTATGCTGACCAAAATCAACAGAGAATTGATGTCACTTATAAGAATGGTATTGAGGCTTATTCAGAATGGAAAAAGAAATACAAAGAAAATTTTCAATTGATTGCAGCGGTACAGGGTGCCGAAATAAGTGATTATATTTCAATGTTTGATAAGTTCTATCGGAAGGGAATTAGGCACTTTGCGTTTGGTGGTTTAGTACGCGCACAGACGCCTTTTATCATTCAATTGATCAACGCATTGATAGAAAACATCAAAAATACAAACAAAAAACCAGAGTTCTTCCATTTTTTTGGAGTATCTCGATATTTCCTATTTCCAAAATTTCAAGAACTTGAGGATATGAGCATCCCTACATCATTTGATTCTGCCTCTTATCTTCGAAAAGCCTGGCTCACTTCAGCACATACGGAATTTAACTATATTGATCAATCATTGACGGGTTATTCTGCAATTCGTATTCCCTCAAAACTTACAAAAGAAGAATTAAAGATCATCACACCAGAAGAATATGAAATCTTATCGCGTAACTGTCTCGATGTTTTAAGAAGATATGACCATCGTAATCTATCTCTTAAAGAAACAATGGTTGAATTGAAAAAATTTGTTGAACAAATTCATGAGGACCCTGTAATTTTACAATATTACGAACGAACTTTGAAGGCTCGTCCTTGGAAAAAATGCCCATGCCCAATATGTAAAGATATAGGGATTGATGTCGCGATATTCCGTGGGAACAATCGCAATCGTCGGCGAGGTTTTCATAATGTGTACACATTCGGGAAAATTTTGGAGGATATGTCAAAATGGGAAGAATGCAGAAAAAAAGAAATCGCAAAACTTCTCCCCTCCCTCGAACGATCTAATCTTGACTTTTTAAGGGATAAAAAAAACGTTTTAATTATAACTGGTTGTTCGAAAAACAAACTAAATTGCCTCGCCGCATCAAATGGTGGCGTGAAGGCAGAGGAGCTTTATCAAGGCACTCTCTTTAAAAAAGTCAGAGCTTATGCTGAAGCAATGCGGTTCGATTATCGTATTATTTCTGCAAAACATGGGTTAATCCCCCCCGATTTTAATCTTACAACCTATGATCAACGGTTGAATACTATTTGTGATGTGGAAAAAATTCGGCCCGAAGTTGAAATGAAACTTATGCAAGATCTCTTAAAATATGACCTAATTGTAGTAATTGCCGGGGAAAAATATCGATTGGTCGTTGGAAATTTAATTAATAACCGATTTAGATTTCTCAAAGCAAAAGGCATTGGTGAGATGATTAAAATAGTCTCAAACGCTACTCCGAAAAACAAAAAGATATCTGACTTTTAG
- a CDS encoding winged helix-turn-helix transcriptional regulator produces the protein MRPRPVRAAALIFFLLLAACIPAVTADYGGYSVAPAKAGATDGPPLDTKPISFFDLDLREMLIALALSFCPVLVYPVELFFSLKLLLALGYRKVEKNAVLWNQNRREIFASIAANPGVRFVTLERLTGIKEGTLKYHLLILEAKRRIVSFGSGRSLRYFENNGRYNTLEKRVFFHLQNPTTRKILEILAASPEVSRKDIAGIVGIAGPSITWHTKRLAGDGIISTSKKGRAVRYTLCPAGLNVFRQYTGMSAGESPGSADGRG, from the coding sequence ATGAGACCCCGCCCGGTGAGGGCTGCTGCCCTCATTTTTTTCCTTTTACTGGCAGCGTGCATACCGGCGGTTACCGCGGATTATGGCGGGTACAGCGTGGCCCCGGCGAAAGCCGGCGCGACAGACGGCCCGCCCCTGGACACTAAACCGATATCGTTCTTTGACCTTGACCTGCGGGAGATGCTCATTGCCCTGGCGCTGTCGTTTTGCCCGGTGCTTGTCTACCCGGTCGAGCTCTTCTTTTCTTTAAAGCTGCTTTTGGCCCTCGGATACCGGAAGGTCGAGAAGAACGCGGTCCTGTGGAACCAGAACCGCCGGGAGATCTTTGCATCCATTGCGGCAAACCCGGGCGTGAGGTTTGTAACCCTTGAACGGCTGACCGGGATTAAGGAAGGCACCCTGAAGTACCACCTGCTGATCTTAGAAGCAAAAAGGAGAATCGTATCCTTTGGGAGCGGGAGGTCGTTACGGTATTTCGAGAACAACGGCCGGTACAATACGCTTGAAAAGAGGGTCTTTTTCCACCTGCAGAACCCGACTACACGGAAGATCCTTGAGATCCTTGCCGCCTCCCCCGAGGTTTCACGCAAGGACATCGCCGGGATCGTGGGGATTGCCGGCCCGTCGATCACGTGGCACACAAAAAGGCTGGCAGGGGACGGGATCATCTCCACCAGCAAAAAGGGAAGGGCTGTCCGCTATACCCTGTGTCCTGCCGGGTTGAATGTGTTCAGGCAGTATACCGGGATGAGTGCCGGGGAATCGCCCGGGAGCGCGGACGGCCGGGGATGA
- a CDS encoding DEAD/DEAH box helicase has protein sequence MNFQEFRDILEPQLRYSLIQIDATGTQTLTEQGGVITHDSGPLQVIAGPGSGKTETLVLRTLKLIFVDNVNPKAIIITTFTEKAAKNLQDRILYLSNFIFLRHPQLQETINIYNLRIGTLHSLCADIMQEYRYPNYQNFRLMDDLEQFLFIFKHSALVRNLDNHFMPVFNQFDYLFAGYDPISGYTGWTNRQYSPNRWQRTRAAILLFNRITEDLIDVTRLQSEGGAWGLLYEAYNDYRNLLLQNSRCDFAVIQSIFLEFLRSDYGHRFINGDELNSQIHPGIRFVMVDEYQDTNPIQEGIYFELTRQSHNLCVVGDDDQSLYRFRGASVECMITFDQVCQQQWQISSTPRYLSINYRSHEKIVDYCDAYIRSFGEMRVPGARVANKPQLQHGSSITGNYPSVAYIEGKNIASLAQNFAHGIRYLLDNDIIQNENQCVLLMKSVKETAHNAAPFSNALRQVNIRPYNPRSRKFLEHEEIMVALGAFIQLVDPNLRGINGVSGGSQVKLNIRNMVLRWVNAYTNMQNSDNLKTYVQRSRQNILAFPVNTWINVSMGDIFYRIISREPFTHWKDDVERTYRLGKLSSLFEQYSSIPYIENPGTNRGQLRTSRTVGAGISYTWLSDFYNTFIGRLIYTGMNDPEDEELISPPNMLPIMTVHQAKGLEFDFVFVYGLNEDEDPTKEEIRLEDDFLPFRLSRPIIRNTAQQRSAQDLIRFYYVAFSRAKWTLIHLVLASHIKNQRRGIIGCNKSEFKRLVQKM, from the coding sequence ATGAATTTTCAAGAATTCAGAGACATATTAGAGCCTCAATTGAGATACTCACTCATTCAAATTGATGCAACGGGAACTCAAACACTAACGGAACAGGGGGGTGTTATAACTCATGATTCTGGTCCTCTCCAAGTAATTGCAGGTCCGGGCTCCGGAAAAACTGAAACTTTAGTATTACGAACCCTGAAACTAATTTTTGTTGATAATGTTAATCCGAAAGCAATTATAATCACAACATTCACTGAAAAGGCTGCAAAGAACCTCCAAGATAGAATTCTCTATTTATCAAATTTTATTTTTTTAAGACACCCTCAACTACAAGAAACTATCAACATCTATAATCTTCGCATTGGGACCCTTCACAGTCTATGTGCAGATATTATGCAAGAATATCGATATCCAAACTATCAAAATTTTAGATTGATGGATGATCTTGAACAATTTTTATTTATTTTTAAGCATTCCGCATTGGTAAGAAATTTAGATAATCATTTTATGCCAGTTTTCAATCAGTTTGATTATCTGTTTGCTGGCTATGATCCCATTAGTGGATACACTGGTTGGACAAATCGACAATATTCCCCAAATAGATGGCAACGAACTAGAGCGGCAATATTACTTTTTAATAGAATAACCGAAGACCTAATTGATGTAACTAGATTGCAAAGCGAGGGTGGTGCGTGGGGCTTATTATACGAAGCCTATAACGATTATCGAAATCTCTTGTTGCAAAATAGTAGATGTGATTTTGCGGTTATCCAGAGTATATTTTTAGAATTCTTACGTTCCGATTACGGCCATCGTTTCATAAATGGTGATGAGTTAAATAGTCAAATTCATCCAGGTATTCGTTTTGTCATGGTCGATGAATATCAAGATACAAATCCTATCCAAGAAGGGATATATTTTGAACTAACTCGTCAGTCACACAATCTGTGTGTTGTTGGTGATGACGATCAGTCTCTTTACCGATTTAGGGGAGCAAGTGTGGAATGTATGATTACATTCGATCAAGTATGTCAGCAACAATGGCAAATCTCGAGTACCCCCAGATATCTCAGTATTAATTATCGCTCGCATGAAAAAATTGTAGATTATTGCGATGCATATATTCGCTCCTTTGGCGAAATGCGTGTCCCCGGTGCTCGTGTCGCCAACAAACCTCAATTACAGCATGGTAGTTCAATAACTGGAAATTATCCATCCGTTGCGTATATCGAAGGGAAAAATATCGCATCTCTTGCTCAAAATTTTGCACACGGTATTCGTTATTTATTGGACAATGATATTATTCAAAATGAAAATCAGTGTGTCTTATTAATGAAATCTGTAAAGGAGACCGCCCATAATGCAGCTCCTTTCTCTAATGCATTAAGGCAGGTCAACATTCGGCCATATAATCCTCGTTCACGAAAATTTTTGGAACATGAAGAAATTATGGTTGCCCTTGGGGCATTTATACAACTTGTTGATCCAAATTTAAGGGGAATAAATGGTGTATCCGGTGGAAGTCAGGTTAAATTAAATATTCGCAATATGGTCCTTCGATGGGTTAATGCATATACCAATATGCAAAATTCGGATAATTTGAAAACGTATGTTCAAAGATCAAGGCAAAATATCCTGGCATTTCCAGTAAATACATGGATAAATGTTTCCATGGGAGATATTTTTTATCGCATTATCTCTCGTGAACCGTTCACTCATTGGAAAGATGATGTTGAGAGAACATATAGACTTGGCAAATTATCTTCGTTATTTGAACAATATTCCTCTATCCCTTATATTGAAAATCCTGGGACAAACCGTGGTCAATTGCGAACAAGTAGAACTGTGGGTGCCGGAATAAGCTATACTTGGTTGAGTGATTTTTATAACACATTTATTGGCCGTTTGATATATACAGGGATGAACGATCCTGAAGATGAAGAGTTAATCTCTCCTCCTAATATGCTACCAATAATGACCGTCCATCAAGCAAAAGGCTTAGAATTTGATTTTGTATTTGTCTATGGATTAAATGAAGACGAAGATCCTACTAAAGAAGAAATTCGGTTGGAAGATGATTTTTTGCCATTTAGATTATCGAGACCAATTATTCGCAATACTGCTCAACAACGAAGTGCTCAGGATCTTATAAGGTTTTATTATGTTGCCTTCTCTCGCGCCAAGTGGACATTAATTCATTTAGTATTGGCCTCACATATTAAAAATCAAAGACGAGGTATAATTGGTTGTAATAAATCGGAGTTCAAACGATTAGTTCAGAAAATGTAG